In the genome of Daucus carota subsp. sativus chromosome 9, DH1 v3.0, whole genome shotgun sequence, the window ATTGGTAAAGGCAAGAGAGATCTCACAAACAAGGTCATTGAGCCTGTGCGGATACCAACCGGGGAAGCATGTTCCTTCCTGACTTGTACTGAGATTGTCAATTTTTTAACTGGAGGCTATCGGTTGACCAAAGCTCAATCCAGCGATTTATTCTGGATAGCAGTCTGGCCGCGTTTGTTGGCAAGCGGATGGCACTTGCCAAAGAAACAGGCTTGTGTTCCAGGTGCAAAGGATAACCTGGTCTTTCTTACTCCTGGTGTTGAGAAGTTTTCAAGAGGATTGCTGAAAGGAAAACATTATTTTGTCTCTGTTATGGAGGTCTTGGACAAAGTTGGTTCTGAGCCAGAGCTTCTCGAGCCTCGCACTGAAAATGATGAAGGAGAGAAGGAGGAAGAGGGGGATGGCTGGATTGAGGAGATTTCTGACAGCAGTTCCGACGAACCAgtgaaaaaagtcaagaatCTGAAAGCTTTGTATGATGACCAGCAGGCAAGGAAGCCAGTGGATATTCACCCGAGCCAAAAGCAGAAGCGCAATGATCTTGATACTTCAACTTCAGTTCGAAAAAAGTATAGGACTGTAGCTTCTTGTTATAACGAAGAGATAGGTTCGGGAAGGATTACTATTCCACCGGTCCTGGAATGTGGTCATCAAGCCAATGTTTGTGGctcaaatatttatgattcaaacaacaaaaattttACTCCACAACAACCTGTAAACTTTCCAAACACCTCTGCAGACATCAGTGTTCCTGAGCAGCCTGCTATCTTAAACCCTCGGAGACAGAGTACTAGGAACAGAGCCCCAACGACAAGAGCACTATAAGCCCTGGTAAATGGAGATTTGACAGAAAGTTCAGGGAGGAGGCGGAAGGACTGAGATGCACACAAGACATTAGGATCAAGCTAGTGATGAAGCAAATGATGTCCATAGCTGCAGGATATGGAATTGGTAATGTGATCGATAGTGGTAATCATAGGTGGTTTCTCtccagcaaaaaaaaaaaaaaaaaattggtttcaactttcaaGATTAGACTTTTTTGTCGGTATAAAGGATTTTCAGGAGCAATGTTTCCAGCTCACAGTACCATTTCATATCAAATGCTTACATGTATGCACTAGACGGTCTTATAATCGTATATTTGTGAATATATTTAGGAGCATGAAACATTTGCGCAGAAATTTATGGAGAGGCTCTCCACTAAGTTTTTTCTAATTCTTGTGGTTCACCCATCTTTACCTTGATCATTTTAAACTATTCACATTGATAAACGGAGCATCAGAAATTTCTTTGATTTAGCACCGTGATTGTACTTAGGAAGGATCTATAGTAAAGTAATTCCTGCGAAGTTTGGAAATAGGATTTTGTCTAAATGCGTAAAACTGTGCTGGAAGCTTGGATCATGTACAGGCTAGTAGAGTATAATCACAACTCTAATGATCTCATGTAGAAAGTTTATCTACAGAACACTATGCCAAACTTAAATTATAGTAATCTCGTGCTAGCCTGCAGCAGAAGGATGAGCAGAACAGAGATTCTTGAAATGCGCAGGGATCAAATGTTCCTCAATCTCTGACCATATTATGAGGAAGTTTTTACTAAAATTAGCCACAGGAATGCAGCAGCTGTGTAGCTTTTTATACCACAGGAATGTAGCAGTTGTCTTGCACACTCTTACTGAAAAAAATAACATGTCGAGAAATCTGGAAAGTTTACCGGTAAGTCTCATGAAACATCATACCGCAAAGTTCACTTGTTAGTCAATACATGAAGCAAAGTCGTTATGTCAACGTCTATACATATATTGAGAAGTGTCTTGTAAGGCTGTTCACGAACatagctgttcgcgaacaagctcgaactcggctcgataaaagctcggttcggctcggttcgttaagaactcgagctcgagctcgaacacatatATCTGTTCGTTAAGAAAATGAGCTCGAGCCGCGCTTTTAgtgtgttcggctcgagctcggctcattaaaactcgaaaaaatgtaatatttttaggataatttcataatatatacatgttattgaacGTCGAAtccaatatataataaatcaaatcGATCGGGAGaatatctacttatatatatatatatatataatagcccaacaggttcgtgtcaagcctcaaataaattacctagctccgaacccgagcctaactccgaacctaacccctcctcatatatataaattacctAGTTCCGAACCCGaccctaactccgaacctaacccctcctcatatatataaaaaacatgtTATTCTTAGGAATTGAAACAAAGACCTTTCCAACACAACTACACCACTTAAATCACTTGCTATACAATCAATtagttttttattcaaaagtatTAACCACGAACCACGTACATTAAAACTgtagtatttatatttttttcaatgtcctatttatttgagataggttattatttcagttaagtcgCATATGTTGTTTatatgatagattaatatctgtaaattaattatttacgtaaataaatttaaaatttaaaaagaatctGAACAATCATGATGTCTCAGTTAGCACAGAATTCTACTTCCGCCTTCTCTTCACTGTCAAATCTCCATCTACCAGGGCTTCAAGAGCTCTTGCAGTTGGTAGTTTATTCCTGGTACTTTGTCTCCTAGAGTTCATGTAAATAGGCTGCTCTGGAGCACTCTTATCTGCAGAGGTTTGAAGTACACAGCAAGCATCCTGTTGGGTGCTCGTGATATCATCTTGCACGTTTGCTAAATTTGTCATGAACATGCCAGATTGAGAATTTTCTTGATCATAAGAATCATCATCTTGAGAAGCTCTAGTAGTGCTCCCACAAGGGTTTCCAAATCTCGGAACCGATGGGAATGTGCTCCTGTCGGAACCTATCTCCTCATTAGTACAAGCAGTTGTAGTCCTGTGACTTCCCCTGACTGAAAGTAAATTATCAAGATTATCTCTCTTCAGCTTTTGGCTCAACTGAATATCTACTAGTTCTGGTGCCTGCTTGTCGCCGTACAACTTCTTTTGCTTTTCTGCTTTCTTTATGATTTCCGGACCATCAATCCGAACAAGTTGGTTTGAACTACTTGTTTGCTGATCCACCGACACGTTTTGGATGCAATAGGATTTAATAGTTGAGACAAAAGAAGTATCCTCCTCACTGTGTCGGGAAACAATTATCATTTCTGATGGCaaagttttcaattttttggatttgacAGATTTTCCATTATCGAGGCTTGTATGAGTTACATGATCCATATCACAAATTTGAGATTGAGGCTGCAAAGAAAAACGACGCTTCTTAGGCAAATTTTGCTGCTCCTTGGTCTCCTCAATCAACCCCTTCTCTTCCTTCTTCTCCCCTTCATCATAAGTGTCAAGCTGAAGAAGCTCTGGTTCAGAACCAACCTTACTCAAGACATctttaaaagattcaaaataGTGGTTTCCTTTAACTAATTTTCTTGAAAACTTCTCAACACAAGGAGGAAGAAAGACCAGAGAAGCTTTGTTTTTTGGCTGTTCTGAGTGCCATCCTCTTGCCAGCAAACGGGGCCAGACGGCTTCCCAAAACAAATCACTAGACTGAACTTTGGTTAAACGACAACGTCCAGTTAGAATCTTCACAATCTCAGCATGTTCAAGATTGGAACATGCTTCACCAACAGGTATCCGCACAGGCCTACGGACCATGCTTGTTAGATCTCGGTTTCCTATTCCAATGGCAACTGAATTAACAAAGGTTTCTAACCCTACAATAGATTTTATAGAGAACACATATTCGGTTAGCGACATGTCCTTCTCTGCATATTTTTCAGTCACCTGCCAATTGAGCACAAAAGCAGAGAAATGAGAGCAGTTAATTTCActtaatgaaaatgaaaaaaaaaagttcccCTATATACGTCAGGCAGTGACAATCATTAATTAAGACACGAACTTCGCTCACATAAAATAGCCACTAACTATTAATTCGA includes:
- the LOC135149651 gene encoding uncharacterized protein LOC135149651, coding for MVSAEQNQNGDNNTENISAEQLLSVDSSDGVFGEPKVLPRVGDDYQAEIPSVITGPEYDSYMSSCFQQGLPVPVKWTRNINKENMRDAKQGFYTQSNNAPSLFGSVRETNDQYQGSSYSLVPGVCGDSWNDIEEASFLLGLYIFKKNFVQLERFVGTKKMGDILLYYYSKFYRSSEYNRWSGSRKGKSKKCISGQLLFSELRQQQQLLSRLLSQVSEECQKALIKATKEYEDNDTSLIDYVFSIKSMVGIETFVDVVSIGKGKRDLTNKVIEPVRIPTGEACSFLTCTEIVNFLTGGYRLTKAQSSDLFWIAVWPRLLASGWHLPKKQACVPGAKDNLVFLTPGVEKFSRGLLKGKHYFVSVMEVLDKVGSEPELLEPRTENDEGEKEEEGDGWIEEISDSSSDEPVKKVKNLKALYDDQQARKPVDIHPSQKQKRNDLDTSTSVRKKYRTVASCYNEEIGSGRITIPPVLECGHQANVCGSNIYDSNNKNFTPQQPVNFPNTSADISVPEQPAILNPRRQSTRNRAPTTRAL
- the LOC135149652 gene encoding uncharacterized protein LOC135149652 codes for the protein MVLLPRVGREFQAEIPDLIRGPEYSSYLNPPVDTENKDHVPFDFFVGLPVPVTLIRDISTVSEKKKDERLDFSAQSTDSLPKDPCYVLVPGVCRDLWNDTEEASFLLGLYLFKKKFVELKKFVGNKKMGEILFFYYTVFYKSSRFNRWSTCSEGRKGKRAYGTWLFKGFRHQELLSRLHPQVSEERQKLLREVTEKYAEKDMSLTEYVFSIKSIVGLETFVNSVAIGIGNRDLTSMVRRPVRIPVGEACSNLEHAEIVKILTGRCRLTKVQSSDLFWEAVWPRLLARGWHSEQPKNKASLVFLPPCVEKFSRKLVKGNHYFESFKDVLSKVGSEPELLQLDTYDEGEKKEEKGLIEETKEQQNLPKKRRFSLQPQSQICDMDHVTHTSLDNGKSVKSKKLKTLPSEMIIVSRHSEEDTSFVSTIKSYCIQNVSVDQQTSSSNQLVRIDGPEIIKKAEKQKKLYGDKQAPELVDIQLSQKLKRDNLDNLLSVRGSHRTTTACTNEEIGSDRSTFPSVPRFGNPCGSTTRASQDDDSYDQENSQSGMFMTNLANVQDDITSTQQDACCVLQTSADKSAPEQPIYMNSRRQSTRNKLPTARALEALVDGDLTVKRRRK